The genomic interval GCCATGCCGGCGGCGCTGGCCGCGGTGGGCTGGCTGTGGCTGCTCGATTCGGAATTCAGCCCTATCGACTGGATTTTGCGCACCGTCGGCCTGCTCGGTCCGGGCAGCGTGCTCGGGCCTGCGAACAATCTTTACTATCTGGGCCGCGAATGGCTCGGTCTCGGCGTCATCGTGGTTATCAACGTGTGGCGTACGCTGCCGCTATCCGCCGTCATCGTGCTCGCGGGCCGAACCGCTATCCCGAACGAACTGTTTGAGCAGGCCGCGCTCGACGGCGCCGGATACTTCCGCGTTTTGTTCCGGATCACGCTTCCGGCGCTGGGGATCCTGCTTACGGTCGCCATCCTCTTCACCGTCCTCGTTATCTTCGGCGACATGACCGTGGTTGCGCTGACCACCCGCGGTGGTCCGGGCTACACCACGGAAGTGTTGCCCTACTGGGCGTACCTCAAGGGCATCCAGGGCGGCGCGCTCAGCCAGGGCGCCGCGATCGCGCTGTTTCTGTTTCCGGTGCTGCTGGCCGCTTCCGTCCTTGTCTTGCGGATAGCCTATCGCAGGGAAGGAGCGTGACAATGCGAACGACATCCGCATTCCGCACCGTCGGCTTTTACACCGCGCTCGTGCTGCTGTGCCTGTTCGCCGCCTTCCCGGCGCTGTGGATGGTGATCACCGCCTTCAAGCAGAACACAGATCTCTACGATCCGAACAACAATCCGTTCCTGTTCAATCTGCCGCCGACCCTGAGCAACATCGAATTTCTGTTCACGCAGACCAATTTCCCGATCTTTCTCTGGAATTCCTTGTTCATCGGTGTGGTCGTGGTCGTCATCACGCTGGTGCTCGCGGTGCCCGCGGCCTACAGCCTGGCGCGGCTGATGGGACATTGGGGCGAGCATTCGAGCATTGCGATTTTCCTCGTTTATCTGATTCCGCCGACACTCCTCTTTATCCCGCTCTATGAAATCGTGACCGCCCTGGGCGTCGCCAATACGGTCTGGTCTCTGATCCTCGTCTATCCGACCATCACCGTTCCATTCTGCACGTGGCTTTTGCTGAGTTTCTTTCGCTCGATTCCGCGGGAGGTGGAGGAAGCGGCGCTGACCGACGGTTGCAGTCGGGTCGGCGTGTTCTTCCGCGTGGCGCTGCCGTTGGCGGTCCGCGGCATAACCACCTGCATCGTCTTTGCCTTTGCATTGTCATTGAGCGACTACATCTATGCTGCGGTGTTCGTCAGCTCGACCGCGAGCCGCACCGTGAGCGCCGGGGTGCCGACCGAACTGATCCGAGGCGACATCTACTATTGGCAGGCACTGATGGCGGCGACGGCAATTGTCGGAATTCCGCTCGCGGTGATTTACGGGCTGTTGTTCGACTGGCTGGTCCGAGGCTTCCAGGTCGAACTTCCCCGCTCCCCGCGGGCCTGACAGCCCGCTGGATCTGCCTCTTGAAGCGTGAGCCGCTGCCGGCTCGGTTGACCCTGTCGTAGCGAATTACCTGCCGACGCAGCGTCAAAAGTCGGTGATCGCAGGTGACGTTAGGAAACTATCGCACCGCGCTCAGGTTGATGGTGGCTTGACCATCAACCAAGGAGATTTCAATGCGATTGATCCCGACAGTGCTTCTGGCCTGCACCGCCCTCGCGTCGCCCATGGCGATGGCCCAAAACACTGCGCTCGCCGCTGCTGACACACAGTCGTTCGATAAGGCGCTTGCGAGCGCCTCGGTCGAACGCGGTGCGCGGATCGCCAAGCAGTGCCAGATTTGCCACAACGTTGCGGAAGGCAAAGGTGCCAAGGTCGGACCCGATCTCTACGGCGTCGTCAATCGGCCGGTCGCTTCAATGCCGGGCTATGACTACAGCGCCCCCTTGAAGGCCAAGGGCGGCAAATGGACCTTCGCCGAGCTCGACAAATGGCTGACCAATCCGCGTGCCGACGTTAAGGGCACTAAGATGACTTTCGCCGGCCTGAAGAGCGAGAGCAAACGCGCTGCCGTGATTGCCTATCTCAATACGCTCTCTAAGAGTCCGGCGCCGCTGCCGAAATAGGGAAATTCCTGCTGCCGCCGGATTCGAAAATCCAGAACCGCCAATTTGAGCCCAACGTAACCCGGCCTGATGGACGTAGCCTCTGTCGGGGGCGCCCTGTCGGTCACTCTCTTCGGACTCCGGTGGGGTTGTTTGGGTCCATTTGCGGGCTTCTCTCACAGTGGGTGTTGGTTGCCCAGCACCCACGAGCGCATCGCTCGCATATTCATCTCGACATGCTCGGGCTCGACGGTGTTGATTGATGCCCGGGGCGCTGTCAGCGTGACGGCGCCGGTCGTCTCCTGATTTATTGCGGGTTATTCGTCGCGTTCTGCTCTTGCCAATACGGCACGATGCCGAAGTGCGCGTAGAGTTCCGTAAGTTGCTGCGTCGGAACGAATGTCGACCGGCTCTTTTTGTTGGCTGGAAGAGAAGGAACGTTTCGAAGGAGCCGCTCGCTCACCCTCAGGCGATAATCCCCTGGCTCATGCCGCGTCCAGGTGAGCGCCTGAAGCGGCAATGCAAACACGGTTGGACTGTGTTGGGAAGACCCATTGTGTGAAGATCCATTGTGTTGGGAAGACCCATGGCGCCTTATCCGGAGGTACGCAATATAGCCGCGCTTGGCATCGATGACGGCTTGATCAATATGACCTATCAAACTGCCATTTTCCGAATACACGGTCGCAGACCTCAGCCCGGATATCGATGTGATCGTCGGAGACATGAGCGTCGAAATGACAGTGTTTTGGTCGATCATGAGACTGTCGACTGGATCATTCCGGGTTTGCTGACCGTTTCGTGACTGATTACCTGTGGCACCTGATTTTTGATCGCTCTTACGTTGCGCTTCAGCATGGCTATCCGTTTGGTGCTCAAGCTCAGTTAGCCGATCGCGTCGGCTTCTCTTTGTCTGGACCCCCGGGGACCCAGGAAGAGACGCGGAACCGTTATCCGCGTGCGAGAACCCGAGCAGATCAGGGTCGCCTGGACCGAGATCGCCGTAACCATGGGGATCGACGCCGTTCGGGTACCCCCAATAACCGTAAAGTCTGGTTTGTGAATTCGATGCAACCAGCGGATAGACAAGACTGCGATTGATCAGGGGAGCGTGGCGTAGTTCGTCAGCGGTGACATTGATGCCGATCGTCCTGGCGTCAGGCTTGGGAGCCATCAACAACCAAGGCACCGCAACGAGGTGGCCGCCCAAATCGAAGTTTTGGCTTCCGTCGATCAGAACGTATTTGATCTTCCCGTTGGTGCTGTCGATGATCAGTGAAGCGATACGGCCCGCCTCGTTTCCGTTCCGATCGCTGATGAGTTTCCCGACAATGTCCGCGGCGGGAACAACCGGAATCCGGGAATGCTCGCTTGGGCTTTGCGTCGCAGGCTGCGCTGCATGAGTGACCGATGGCACTATTGCCAGCGACCAACCGATAGCCGCTGCGGCCGCTGCTATTGTTATCGCTCGCTTTCCCATTTTTGTGATCTCGATATCCGGTCGCCGTTGCGCGCGACTCTTATAAGCTCACCAATTCGAAGCCTGTCGCGCTGACAACTGCGTTGTCGTCCAGAGTTCGTTCTGCTGCGGCTGGTATCGCGAAAACGCAAAGAACGAGACGCGGTTCCGATCCGGCTGCTTGAATTTCTAATTCGCTGGATTCCGGCGGGGGTTGATCCCCCAGGTCATTACACCGCCGATGAGATGAGAGAGGTCGGCTTTTGACCGAGGTAATGAGGCGTACTCGCACCACCGGGAGCGTTATTCGTGCGATGCGATCAGCCGCCGACAACGTTCTCATCGTGTTATCGCTCCTACTACTCGCCCGCAATTCGAAGCGGA from Nitrobacter sp. NHB1 carries:
- a CDS encoding c-type cytochrome, giving the protein MRLIPTVLLACTALASPMAMAQNTALAAADTQSFDKALASASVERGARIAKQCQICHNVAEGKGAKVGPDLYGVVNRPVASMPGYDYSAPLKAKGGKWTFAELDKWLTNPRADVKGTKMTFAGLKSESKRAAVIAYLNTLSKSPAPLPK
- a CDS encoding carbohydrate ABC transporter permease, which translates into the protein MRTTSAFRTVGFYTALVLLCLFAAFPALWMVITAFKQNTDLYDPNNNPFLFNLPPTLSNIEFLFTQTNFPIFLWNSLFIGVVVVVITLVLAVPAAYSLARLMGHWGEHSSIAIFLVYLIPPTLLFIPLYEIVTALGVANTVWSLILVYPTITVPFCTWLLLSFFRSIPREVEEAALTDGCSRVGVFFRVALPLAVRGITTCIVFAFALSLSDYIYAAVFVSSTASRTVSAGVPTELIRGDIYYWQALMAATAIVGIPLAVIYGLLFDWLVRGFQVELPRSPRA
- a CDS encoding PRC-barrel domain-containing protein: MGKRAITIAAAAAAIGWSLAIVPSVTHAAQPATQSPSEHSRIPVVPAADIVGKLISDRNGNEAGRIASLIIDSTNGKIKYVLIDGSQNFDLGGHLVAVPWLLMAPKPDARTIGINVTADELRHAPLINRSLVYPLVASNSQTRLYGYWGYPNGVDPHGYGDLGPGDPDLLGFSHADNGSASLPGSPGVQTKRSRRDRLTELEHQTDSHAEAQRKSDQKSGATGNQSRNGQQTRNDPVDSLMIDQNTVISTLMSPTITSISGLRSATVYSENGSLIGHIDQAVIDAKRGYIAYLRIRRHGSSQHNGSSHNGSSQHSPTVFALPLQALTWTRHEPGDYRLRVSERLLRNVPSLPANKKSRSTFVPTQQLTELYAHFGIVPYWQEQNATNNPQ
- a CDS encoding carbohydrate ABC transporter permease, yielding MRNDKTLAAAGKRKAPGPRARIGIADRDGIVGTIMLAPAVLYVVALVAVPFFLAIALSVSDATVGDPAIHHFVGLANFISVVRESAFLFALRNSIIVTLATLVLLTVLTIVLVELLARPFPGKRLAEILIILPWAMPAALAAVGWLWLLDSEFSPIDWILRTVGLLGPGSVLGPANNLYYLGREWLGLGVIVVINVWRTLPLSAVIVLAGRTAIPNELFEQAALDGAGYFRVLFRITLPALGILLTVAILFTVLVIFGDMTVVALTTRGGPGYTTEVLPYWAYLKGIQGGALSQGAAIALFLFPVLLAASVLVLRIAYRREGA